One part of the Rutidosis leptorrhynchoides isolate AG116_Rl617_1_P2 chromosome 1, CSIRO_AGI_Rlap_v1, whole genome shotgun sequence genome encodes these proteins:
- the LOC139871445 gene encoding uncharacterized protein encodes MAKDDEVSSSDVTQISKLDFGDPLYLHPSDISSTPLINVKLKATKNYKSWACAIELALQTKNKMDFINGTFKRNEGNEVLEIQWDRCNVVVLSWRCNVVVLSWILGSMSEELYNGQIYSKIVSEVWTELKETYDKVDGSVIFNLYQKINSITQNGSVVSDYYHKLNSLWKQYDIMIQLPSCEFTSSKAFKDHTSLIKLMQFLVGLDDVYQPIRSNILTRDPLPSVNTAFSIISREESHRGTHSIEKKSSSETSAVFANTYKDKSTQNHIELKCIKCGRNNHTMFEVIAYPPNFMKKGFGNNNFKRNNSKSSNENQYPSTSTNVSLSHDQITRLLSLLDDKSGSRAAAASAAGANQHMTNSIKNFDSYTDVSDLNITVGHPNGTKAKVSKIGCLKLSGDIVLQDVLDLVSRETLLTGSQNCGLYLLTENKEGNINSSNISNTSSSSELWHCRLGHPADQALNALKLGLTVKQNENKLPCEDSYLYKFSQRSEKCVFLGYSSVKKGYKLYGLESKSLFISRDVKFYENIFPFKLKSNEFVNPNSDNSVNQLNFFEVFKMTTKILKVPMMKGNICMTT; translated from the exons ATGGCAAAAGATGATGAGGTTTCTAGTAGTGATGTTACTCAGATTAGTAAACTGGATTTTGGAGATCCTCTTTACCTTCATCCAAGTGATATTAGTAGTACTCCTTTGATTAATGTAAAACTTAAAgctactaaaaattacaagtcctgGGCATGTGCCATAGAACTTGCTTTACAAACTAAAAACAAAATGGATTTTATAAATGGAACTTTTAAAAGGAATGAAGGGAATGAGGTTCTTGAAATCCAGTGGGACAGATGTAATGTTGTTGTTTTGTCTTGGAGATGTAATGTTGTTGTTTTGTCTTGGATTCTTGGTTCTATGTCTGAAGAATTATATAATGGTCAGATTTACTCTAAAATTGTATCCGAGGTTTGGACTGAATTAAAGGAAACATATGATAAAGTAGATGGATCTGTGATCTTTAATTTGTATCAAAAGATAAATTCAATAACTCAAAATGGTAGTGTTGTATCTGATTATTATCATAAACTTAATTCACTATGGAAACAATATGATATAATGATACAGCTTCCTAGCTGTGAATTTACTTCATCCAAAGCATTTAAAGATCACACAAGTTTAATCAAATTAATGCAATTTCTAGTGGGTTTAGATGATGTTTATCAACCCATTAGAAGCAATATTCTTACCAGAGATCCATTGCCCTCAGTGAATACTGCTTTTTCTATCATCTCTAGGGAGGAGTCACACAGAGGTACTCATTCAATAGAAAAGAAATCCTCTAGTGAGACTTCTGCTGTTTTTGCTAATACTTATAAAGATAAATCCACACAGAATCATATAGAGTTAAAATGCATCAAATGTGGAAGAAATAATCATACT ATGTTTGAGGTCATAGCATATCCACCTAATTTTATGAAAAAGGGGTTTGGTAATAATAACTTTAAAAGAaacaatagtaaaagtagtaatgaAAATCAATATCCTAGCACTTCTACTAATGTTTCTTTGAGTCATGATCAAATAACTAGGCTCTTAAGTCTTCTAGATGATAAAAGTGGATCAAGGGCTGCTGCTGCTAGTGCTGCAG GTGCTAATCAGCATATGACTAATTCTATCAAGAATTTTGATTCATACACTGATGTTAGTGATCTTAATATTACTGTTGGACACCCAAATGGGACGAAAGCTAAAGTGTCTAAAATTGGTTGTTTAAAGTTGTCTGGTGACATTGTTTTGCAGGATGTTCTG GATTTGGTGTCCAGGGAGACACTTCTAACTGGTAGTCAAAATTGTGGTTTATACCTTCTTACTGAAAATAAAGAAGGTAATATCAATAGTTCTAATATAAGTAACACTAGTAGTTCTAGTGAGTTGTGGCATTGCAGGCTTGGTCACCCTGCTGATCAAGCATTAAATGCTTTAAAACTAGGGTTAACTGTAAAACAAAATGAAAACAAGTTACCTTGTGAG GACTCCTACCTCT ATAAATTTTCTCAAAGGTCTGAAAAATGTGTTTTTCTAGGTTATTCATCTGTTAAAAAAGGATACAAGTTGTATGGTCTTGAAAGTAAAAGTTTGTTTATCTCTAGAGATGTAAagttttatgaaaacatttttccTTTCAAATTAAAGTCAAATGAGTTTGTTAATCCAAATTCTGATAACAGTGTGAATCAATTGAATTTTTTTGAAGTTTTTAAAATGACAACCAAAATACTCAAAGTTCCAATGATGAAGGGAAATATATGCATGACAACATGA